A single genomic interval of Solimonas sp. K1W22B-7 harbors:
- a CDS encoding RICIN domain-containing protein, with protein MKTKLILAAFALAASVPAQAVDIPAGRYLVKPAHSNLCLDVNSGGQVQQKACVDGASAQQWDISATNGGWSRIASASNGLVVQVSGGSSSDGAVINSASYGGSNQQQFMFLKNGGGYVLKTRHSGKCADLKDWSGDAGGLLQQLVCSGAGNQTFTLTPTGGDVAPIQEGRYSIRSLNSNLCLDLPNSSTSPGTQLQQYTCNGTGAQQFDILYVGNSRYELRNVSSGQCIDLYSGWTVNSTAVQQYGCNQTAAQRWIISGIGDGSVQFKSAVDTSKVWDVSNVSTSPGASIWIWSNGQGLNQRWWLNPVSYAPNVADGTYSFKNSKSGKCLDVPNSSTAAGVLLQQYSCNSGTAQRFAVTHIANGYYKIANAANGLALHVQNFLVGDNAAIQQNEAHGGDNELFTFVSYGGGYLVKPMHSYKCLDIAGGSLLNGALLQQYTCNQSTAQVFVLQ; from the coding sequence ATGAAGACGAAACTCATCCTCGCCGCTTTCGCCCTGGCCGCTTCGGTCCCGGCGCAGGCGGTGGACATCCCCGCCGGCCGCTACCTGGTGAAGCCGGCGCACAGCAATCTCTGCCTCGACGTGAACAGCGGCGGACAGGTCCAGCAGAAGGCCTGCGTCGACGGCGCCAGCGCGCAGCAGTGGGACATCAGCGCCACCAACGGCGGCTGGAGCAGGATCGCCAGCGCCAGCAACGGCCTGGTGGTGCAGGTCAGCGGCGGCTCCAGCAGCGACGGCGCGGTGATCAACAGCGCCAGCTACGGCGGCAGCAACCAGCAGCAGTTCATGTTCCTGAAGAACGGTGGCGGCTACGTGCTGAAGACGCGCCATTCCGGCAAGTGCGCCGACCTCAAGGACTGGAGCGGCGACGCCGGCGGCCTGCTGCAGCAGCTGGTCTGCAGCGGCGCCGGCAACCAGACCTTCACGCTGACGCCCACCGGCGGCGACGTGGCACCGATCCAGGAGGGCCGCTACAGCATCCGCTCGCTCAACAGCAATCTCTGCCTGGACCTGCCGAACTCCAGCACCTCGCCGGGCACGCAGCTGCAGCAGTACACCTGCAACGGCACGGGCGCGCAGCAGTTCGACATCCTCTACGTCGGCAACAGCCGCTACGAGCTGCGCAACGTCAGCAGCGGCCAGTGCATCGACCTGTACAGCGGCTGGACGGTGAACAGCACGGCAGTGCAGCAATACGGCTGCAACCAGACCGCGGCGCAGCGCTGGATCATCAGCGGCATCGGTGACGGCTCGGTGCAGTTCAAGTCGGCGGTGGATACGAGCAAGGTCTGGGACGTCTCCAATGTCTCCACCTCGCCGGGGGCCTCGATCTGGATCTGGAGCAACGGCCAGGGCCTGAACCAGCGCTGGTGGCTGAACCCGGTGTCCTATGCGCCGAACGTGGCCGACGGCACCTACTCGTTCAAGAACAGCAAGAGCGGCAAGTGCCTGGACGTGCCCAACAGCAGCACCGCGGCCGGGGTGCTGCTGCAGCAGTACAGCTGCAACAGCGGTACGGCGCAGCGCTTCGCGGTGACGCACATCGCCAACGGCTACTACAAGATCGCCAATGCGGCGAACGGCCTGGCCCTGCACGTGCAGAACTTCCTGGTGGGCGACAACGCCGCGATCCAGCAGAACGAGGCGCATGGCGGCGACAACGAACTGTTCACCTTCGTGTCCTACGGCGGCGGCTACCTGGTGAAGCCCATGCACAGCTACAAGTGCCTGGACATCGCCGGCGGCAGCCTGCTCAACGGCGCGCTGCTGCAGCAGTACACCTGCAACCAGAGTACGGCGCAGGTGTTCGTGCTGCAGTAA
- a CDS encoding esterase/lipase family protein yields MVLMCCSWVAEAANSYPIVLVHGFSGWGRNELFGLQYWGGGFQVGGNRDLQEQLKAAGYPTYTAAVGPISSNWDRAIELFYQIKGGCVDYGPWHSTHLEMTNGAIDSRTHTRKLDGTNGAPRRCWARDAANNPNNDPLALYPAWGDDPGKKIHIVAHSQGGQTARMLLQLLRNGSPQDLNADTALYNETVQKNPFTGGKNWVSSITTLTTPHDGTTLASGAQLLPMVQQLVGAAAAVAGLVSSDQVIFDLKLDQWGLKRNAGESFGSYYGRVKNSAIWNTSKDVSLWDLSPDGAREINQKAQHFSDVYYYSYGTQTTFRGVLSGRHYPILQTILPFQPQTLFMGFYTRNESGKVVIDSSWWPNDSVVNTRSTRSPTLGVASPVVDYTGISQVGKWNYMGLWSNWDHADIIGVLTEKDVGYLKNNLYLPQAARLKALPN; encoded by the coding sequence ATGGTCCTGATGTGTTGTTCGTGGGTCGCGGAAGCGGCCAATTCCTACCCGATCGTTCTGGTCCACGGCTTTTCAGGCTGGGGACGCAATGAGCTGTTCGGTTTGCAGTATTGGGGCGGCGGTTTCCAGGTGGGTGGCAACCGCGACCTGCAGGAGCAGCTGAAGGCGGCGGGTTACCCCACCTATACGGCAGCGGTGGGGCCGATCAGTTCCAACTGGGACCGCGCGATCGAACTGTTCTACCAGATCAAGGGCGGCTGCGTGGACTACGGGCCCTGGCACAGCACGCACCTGGAGATGACCAACGGCGCGATCGACTCGCGCACGCATACCCGCAAGCTGGACGGAACCAATGGCGCGCCGCGGCGCTGCTGGGCCAGGGATGCGGCCAACAACCCCAACAACGATCCTTTGGCGTTGTACCCGGCCTGGGGCGACGACCCGGGCAAGAAGATCCATATCGTGGCGCACAGCCAGGGCGGACAGACCGCGCGCATGCTGCTGCAGCTGCTGCGCAACGGCTCGCCGCAGGACCTGAACGCGGATACCGCGCTGTACAACGAGACCGTGCAGAAGAACCCGTTCACCGGCGGCAAGAACTGGGTGTCGAGCATCACCACGCTGACGACGCCGCATGATGGCACCACGCTGGCCAGCGGCGCGCAGTTGCTGCCGATGGTGCAGCAGCTGGTGGGCGCGGCCGCCGCGGTGGCGGGCCTGGTGTCCAGCGACCAGGTGATCTTCGACCTGAAGCTCGACCAGTGGGGCCTGAAGCGCAATGCCGGCGAGAGCTTCGGCAGCTACTACGGCCGCGTGAAGAACTCGGCGATCTGGAACACCTCCAAGGACGTGAGCCTCTGGGACCTGTCGCCCGACGGCGCCAGGGAGATCAACCAGAAGGCGCAGCACTTCAGCGACGTCTACTACTACTCCTACGGCACGCAGACCACGTTCAGGGGCGTGCTCAGCGGGCGCCACTACCCGATCCTGCAGACGATCCTGCCGTTCCAGCCGCAGACGCTGTTCATGGGTTTCTACACGCGCAACGAGTCCGGCAAGGTGGTGATCGACTCCAGCTGGTGGCCCAACGACAGCGTGGTGAACACCCGCAGCACGCGCTCGCCGACCCTCGGCGTGGCCTCGCCGGTGGTGGACTACACCGGCATCTCGCAGGTGGGCAAGTGGAACTACATGGGCCTGTGGTCCAACTGGGATCACGCCGACATCATCGGCGTGCTCACCGAGAAGGACGTGGGCTACCTCAAGAACAATCTCTACCTGCCCCAGGCCGCACGCCTGAAGGCCCTCCCGAACTAA
- a CDS encoding TetR/AcrR family transcriptional regulator, with protein sequence MSSKRKPPFSGDPLPRGRHGLSSQFVRASQRERVVRAMLTLVAEQGYIATTVPAVVAAARVSRNAFYEFFQDKQECFLVAAEEAAADVFATMETFGLEQDWIQGIRRGLSAWLGWWEARPGLARAWLIELPLAGGEAAEQHQRAAQPYVQLFRRIAERIRREHPGLPPMPEFVPTFLVAGLLARVTDEVRTNGAANLTRLVEPGVYITVKLLADDRTARTLLPP encoded by the coding sequence ATGTCTTCAAAGCGCAAGCCCCCCTTCAGCGGCGACCCCCTGCCGCGCGGCCGCCATGGCCTGTCCTCCCAGTTCGTGCGTGCTTCGCAGCGCGAGCGCGTGGTGCGGGCGATGCTGACCCTGGTCGCCGAGCAGGGCTACATCGCCACCACCGTGCCCGCCGTGGTGGCCGCCGCGCGCGTCTCGCGCAACGCCTTCTACGAGTTCTTCCAGGACAAGCAGGAGTGCTTCCTGGTGGCCGCCGAGGAAGCGGCGGCCGACGTCTTCGCCACCATGGAGACCTTCGGCCTCGAGCAGGACTGGATCCAGGGCATCCGCCGCGGCCTCAGTGCCTGGCTCGGCTGGTGGGAAGCGCGCCCCGGCCTGGCGCGCGCCTGGCTGATCGAGCTGCCGCTGGCCGGCGGCGAGGCCGCCGAGCAGCACCAGCGCGCCGCCCAGCCCTACGTGCAGCTGTTCCGCCGCATCGCCGAGCGCATCCGCCGCGAGCACCCGGGCCTGCCGCCGATGCCGGAGTTCGTGCCCACCTTCCTGGTCGCCGGCCTGCTGGCGCGCGTGACCGACGAAGTGCGCACCAACGGCGCCGCCAACCTCACGCGCCTGGTGGAGCCGGGCGTGTACATCACGGTGAAGCTGCTGGCGGACGACAGGACGGCGCGGACGCTGCTGCCGCCGTAG
- a CDS encoding ferredoxin reductase: MNTANTSSSFLKTGLRRMLSSRLAESLTTPHGVDRYLEQFNPTWSVHEVRATVVAVQHGTADSVTLSLRPNGNWQGFRAGQFVRLTVEINGVRQMRCYSPANSVHATDGLIELTTKAHPGGFVSKHLKTALATGTVVTLSQADGVFALPEQRPGRVLLISGGSGITPVMSMLRTLLDEGHQGQISFLHYCNTALDMIYANELALIAARHANVQLIRCYAQPEQGGELQGWFSREQLLAAVPDYAEATAFLCGPPAMMKAVEQVWAEDGLSERLLLERFTAAPLVIDSAHAEGEVRFVRSERLAVNSGATLLDQAEAAGLRPEHGCRMGICKACTCRKTSGVVRDVRTGELSAAGEQEIQICVSVPVGTVTLDI; this comes from the coding sequence ATGAACACCGCCAACACCAGCAGCAGCTTCCTGAAGACCGGCCTGCGCCGCATGCTCAGCTCGCGCCTGGCCGAGTCGCTGACCACGCCGCACGGCGTCGACCGCTACCTGGAGCAGTTCAACCCCACCTGGTCGGTCCACGAGGTCCGCGCCACGGTCGTCGCCGTGCAGCACGGCACCGCCGACAGCGTCACCCTGAGCCTGCGCCCCAACGGCAACTGGCAGGGCTTCCGCGCCGGCCAGTTCGTGCGCCTCACGGTCGAGATCAACGGCGTGCGCCAGATGCGCTGCTACTCGCCGGCCAACTCGGTGCACGCCACCGACGGCCTGATCGAGCTGACCACCAAGGCGCACCCGGGCGGCTTCGTGTCGAAGCACCTGAAGACCGCGCTGGCCACCGGCACCGTCGTCACGCTGTCGCAGGCCGACGGCGTCTTCGCCCTGCCGGAACAGCGCCCGGGCCGCGTGCTGCTGATCAGCGGCGGCAGCGGCATCACCCCGGTGATGTCGATGCTGCGCACGCTGCTCGACGAAGGCCACCAGGGCCAGATCAGCTTCCTGCACTACTGCAACACCGCGCTCGACATGATCTACGCCAATGAACTGGCGCTGATCGCGGCCAGGCACGCCAACGTGCAGCTGATCCGCTGCTACGCCCAGCCCGAGCAGGGCGGCGAGCTGCAGGGCTGGTTCAGCCGCGAGCAGCTGCTCGCCGCCGTGCCGGACTACGCCGAAGCCACCGCCTTCCTCTGCGGCCCGCCCGCGATGATGAAGGCCGTGGAGCAGGTCTGGGCCGAAGACGGCCTGAGCGAGCGCCTGCTGCTGGAGCGCTTCACCGCCGCCCCGCTGGTGATCGACAGCGCCCACGCCGAAGGCGAAGTGCGCTTCGTCCGCAGCGAGCGCCTGGCGGTGAACAGCGGCGCCACCCTGCTCGACCAGGCCGAGGCCGCCGGCCTGCGCCCCGAGCACGGCTGCCGCATGGGCATCTGCAAGGCCTGCACCTGCCGCAAGACCTCCGGCGTGGTGCGCGACGTGCGCACCGGCGAGCTCAGCGCCGCCGGCGAACAGGAAATCCAGATCTGCGTCAGCGTGCCGGTCGGCACCGTGACGCTCGACATCTAA
- a CDS encoding fatty acid desaturase family protein has translation MGIFNRLTPQQFEAIGTELDAIRNRVLADLGERDAEYIRTLIKRQRQLEVAGRVMLMIPPAWPLGVAALGASKILDNMEIGHNIMHGQYDFMGDPVLNSQKFDWDSADTAKNWKQTHNYEHHTYTNVLNRDHDIGYGLLRMSEEQKWEPRFLANLPLTVILHTFFQHFVAVQNLKVEEVLIYKTKTGAQLKEEFKPVWKKMRKQLAKDYVFFPLLGGPMAPFVFAGNVAANLARNVWACAVIFNGHFPEDVEQFPESVVENESRGQWYVRQLLGSANFSGGRLMHIMSGNLSFQIEHHLFPDLPAHRYAELSPEVQAICKKYGLPYNTGSFAAQTLSTWKRIAKLSLPGKRKPNTGATVPANDAAQPLPLAA, from the coding sequence ATGGGTATTTTCAACCGTCTCACCCCGCAGCAGTTCGAAGCCATCGGCACCGAGCTCGACGCCATCCGCAACCGCGTGCTCGCCGACCTCGGCGAACGCGACGCCGAGTACATCCGCACGCTGATCAAGCGCCAGCGCCAGCTGGAAGTCGCCGGCCGCGTGATGCTGATGATCCCGCCGGCCTGGCCGCTGGGCGTCGCCGCCCTGGGCGCGTCCAAGATCCTGGACAACATGGAGATCGGCCACAACATCATGCACGGCCAGTACGACTTCATGGGCGACCCCGTGCTGAACTCGCAGAAGTTCGACTGGGACAGCGCCGACACCGCCAAGAACTGGAAGCAGACGCACAACTACGAGCACCACACCTACACCAACGTGCTCAACCGCGACCATGACATCGGCTACGGCCTGCTGCGCATGTCCGAAGAGCAGAAGTGGGAGCCGCGTTTCCTCGCCAACCTGCCGCTGACGGTGATCCTGCACACCTTCTTCCAGCACTTCGTCGCGGTGCAGAATCTCAAGGTCGAAGAGGTGCTGATCTACAAGACCAAGACCGGTGCGCAGCTCAAGGAAGAGTTCAAGCCGGTGTGGAAGAAGATGCGCAAGCAGCTGGCCAAGGACTATGTGTTCTTCCCGCTGCTGGGCGGCCCGATGGCGCCCTTCGTGTTCGCCGGCAACGTCGCCGCCAACCTGGCGCGCAACGTCTGGGCCTGCGCCGTGATCTTCAACGGCCACTTCCCGGAAGACGTCGAGCAGTTCCCCGAGTCGGTGGTGGAGAACGAAAGCCGCGGCCAGTGGTACGTGCGCCAGCTGCTGGGCTCCGCCAACTTCAGCGGTGGCCGCCTGATGCACATCATGAGCGGCAACCTCAGCTTCCAGATCGAGCACCACTTGTTCCCGGACCTGCCGGCGCACCGCTACGCCGAGCTCTCGCCCGAGGTGCAGGCCATCTGCAAGAAGTACGGCCTGCCGTACAACACCGGCTCCTTCGCCGCGCAGACGCTGAGCACCTGGAAGCGCATCGCCAAGCTGTCGCTGCCGGGCAAGCGCAAGCCGAACACCGGCGCCACCGTGCCGGCCAACGACGCCGCGCAGCCGCTGCCGCTGGCGGCCTGA
- a CDS encoding TolC family protein, protein MRSRADGRGKRIAKAAALCSCMICGSARADFYDDPFSTTGKLPLPVSERLATLDLPCSAGALKLPLTSLDAVRHALCHNPRTRQAWAAVEAQAAAVGLGQSAYWPSVDAAAGISRVSVRSKYPDQPELDSSFDGSSDGQSINLDWVLYDFGLRAANLRQERALFRALCASQNEAILAVFLDTAQAYFAAEQAQATFAAEAETEQAAEHSAVVAEAKVAAGVGLEADRLQAKTAHAQASLNRIRAHEKLESAQGALARALGARPGTPITLSAPGQETDDALAEAQIELLMGRALQVHPRIAAARAQLEAAQDGVSAARAGGRPRISLGAFADRSDTPVDRVASRQNIETSSLGLRLRAPLFEGFGRTYRIRQAESVVEGREAELLAARQDVAQAVWESYVAVRGSSEARKASRSLLESASQSFELASGRYKAGVGNIIELLRAQSDLAAARQQEVMARTRWRLARLELAASLGRIDFWMLREAEKK, encoded by the coding sequence ATGAGAAGCAGGGCCGACGGCCGCGGGAAGCGGATCGCCAAGGCGGCCGCGCTTTGCTCCTGCATGATCTGCGGCAGCGCCCGGGCGGACTTCTACGATGATCCCTTTTCCACCACGGGCAAGCTGCCGCTGCCGGTGAGCGAGCGGCTGGCGACACTGGACCTGCCCTGCAGCGCTGGCGCGCTCAAGCTGCCCTTGACCTCGCTGGATGCGGTGCGCCATGCGCTCTGCCACAACCCGCGGACGCGCCAGGCCTGGGCGGCGGTGGAGGCCCAGGCGGCGGCGGTGGGACTTGGGCAGTCGGCGTACTGGCCGAGCGTGGACGCTGCCGCCGGCATCAGCCGGGTCAGCGTGCGCAGCAAGTACCCGGACCAGCCGGAGCTGGATTCCTCCTTCGACGGCAGCAGCGACGGCCAGTCGATCAACCTGGACTGGGTGCTTTACGATTTCGGGCTGCGCGCGGCGAACCTGCGCCAGGAGCGCGCCTTGTTTAGGGCGCTGTGCGCTTCGCAGAACGAGGCGATCCTGGCGGTGTTCCTCGACACCGCCCAGGCTTACTTTGCCGCCGAGCAGGCGCAGGCCACTTTCGCCGCGGAGGCGGAGACGGAACAGGCGGCAGAGCACAGCGCCGTGGTGGCCGAGGCGAAGGTCGCGGCAGGCGTGGGGCTGGAGGCGGACCGCCTGCAGGCGAAGACGGCCCATGCGCAGGCCAGCCTGAATCGCATCCGGGCGCATGAGAAGCTTGAAAGCGCGCAGGGCGCGCTCGCGCGGGCACTGGGGGCACGCCCCGGCACACCGATCACGCTGTCAGCGCCGGGCCAGGAGACCGACGACGCCCTGGCCGAAGCGCAGATCGAGTTGCTGATGGGCCGCGCCCTGCAGGTGCATCCCAGGATCGCCGCCGCGCGGGCGCAGCTGGAGGCCGCACAGGATGGGGTGTCCGCCGCGCGGGCGGGCGGACGGCCGCGCATTTCGCTCGGGGCCTTCGCCGACCGCAGCGATACGCCGGTGGACCGCGTTGCCAGCCGCCAGAACATCGAGACGTCGAGCCTGGGGCTGCGGTTGCGTGCGCCGCTGTTCGAGGGCTTCGGCAGGACTTATCGCATCCGCCAGGCGGAGTCCGTGGTGGAGGGCCGCGAAGCAGAGCTGCTTGCGGCGAGGCAGGACGTGGCGCAGGCGGTGTGGGAAAGCTATGTCGCGGTCCGCGGCAGCTCGGAGGCCCGCAAGGCCAGCCGCAGCCTGCTGGAGAGTGCCAGCCAGTCTTTTGAGCTGGCCTCGGGGCGCTACAAGGCGGGGGTCGGCAACATCATCGAGCTGCTCAGGGCGCAGTCGGACCTCGCTGCGGCGCGCCAGCAGGAGGTCATGGCACGCACGCGCTGGCGCCTGGCGCGGCTGGAGCTGGCGGCAAGCCTGGGGCGGATTGATTTCTGGATGCTGCGAGAGGCGGAGAAAAAGTGA
- a CDS encoding peptidase domain-containing ABC transporter, whose protein sequence is MLDALSFGFGRKLPLILQTEAAECGLACLGMVAGYHGLRTDLQTLRQRYSVSLKGARLSGMMQVADGLGLSSRAVKLDLEDIPQLRLPCILHWNFNHFVVLQKVSGRSVTICDPAMGIRRLSLDEVSDSFTGVALELWPGANFVRAEARQKISLRQLTGDIVGLYRALGQALVLALVLEVFFIVGPFLLQWVADEVLVSADRNLLNILAIGFGLMLLMQQFVVLVRGWVLMVLSTSLKLQWNANAFTHLLRLPAHYFEKRHLGDVVSRFGSIDAIQRTLTTSFLEAVLDGLMAAATLLLMFLYSPMLCLVAVVAMGLYALGRWLWFSPLRMATEEQIVHAAKQESHFLETMRGIRTIKLFQRQEERRSRWLGLMVEQVNAELRSNRITLLYQALNGLLFGAEHILVIWLGAQLVMEQSFTIGMLLAFIAYKTQFDNRVSSLIDKLIELRMLRLQGERLADILLTPAESTRGLAADGGREQELEPSIEVRDLRLRYAEQDPYVLDGISFHIAPGENVAIVGPSGSGKTSLLNVLLGLMPPSEGQVLVGGRGIDQVGLDALRRMTGSVLQDDALFAGSIADNICFFDDKPDRDWVEACARIAAIADDIDAMPMAYNTMIGDMGAALSGGQKQRVLLARALYKRPKILVLDEATSHLDVAREQQVNDAIRALRITRIIVAHRPQTIASADRVIELAEGKIAVAAPLAATGS, encoded by the coding sequence ATGCTCGACGCCCTGTCGTTCGGCTTCGGACGCAAGCTGCCGCTGATCCTGCAGACCGAGGCGGCCGAGTGCGGCCTGGCCTGCCTGGGCATGGTGGCCGGCTACCACGGCCTGCGCACCGATCTGCAGACCCTGCGGCAGCGGTATTCGGTTTCGCTCAAGGGCGCGCGGCTGTCGGGGATGATGCAGGTGGCCGACGGGCTGGGCCTGTCGAGCCGCGCCGTGAAGCTGGACCTGGAAGACATTCCGCAGCTGCGACTGCCCTGCATCCTGCACTGGAATTTCAACCACTTCGTGGTGCTGCAGAAAGTGAGCGGGCGTAGCGTCACGATCTGCGATCCGGCGATGGGCATCAGGCGCCTGTCGCTGGACGAGGTCTCGGATTCGTTCACCGGCGTGGCGCTGGAGCTGTGGCCGGGCGCGAACTTCGTCCGTGCCGAGGCGCGGCAGAAGATCAGCCTGCGGCAGCTGACCGGCGACATCGTGGGGCTGTATCGCGCGCTGGGACAGGCCCTGGTGCTCGCGCTGGTGCTGGAGGTGTTCTTCATCGTCGGCCCCTTCCTGCTGCAATGGGTGGCCGACGAGGTGCTGGTCTCCGCCGATCGCAACCTGCTGAACATCCTGGCCATCGGCTTCGGCCTGATGCTGCTGATGCAGCAGTTCGTGGTGCTGGTGCGCGGCTGGGTGCTGATGGTCCTGAGCACCAGCCTGAAGCTGCAGTGGAACGCCAATGCCTTTACGCACCTGCTGCGCCTGCCCGCGCACTACTTCGAGAAGCGCCACCTGGGCGACGTGGTGTCGCGCTTCGGGTCGATCGACGCCATCCAGCGGACGCTGACCACGTCTTTCCTGGAGGCGGTGCTCGATGGCCTGATGGCGGCGGCGACCCTGCTGCTGATGTTCCTCTACAGCCCCATGCTCTGCCTGGTGGCGGTGGTGGCGATGGGGCTTTACGCCCTGGGCCGCTGGCTGTGGTTCTCGCCGCTGCGCATGGCGACGGAGGAACAGATCGTCCATGCCGCGAAGCAGGAGAGCCATTTCCTGGAGACGATGCGGGGCATCCGGACGATCAAGCTGTTCCAGCGCCAGGAGGAGCGCCGCTCGCGCTGGCTGGGCCTGATGGTGGAGCAGGTCAACGCCGAGCTGCGCTCCAACCGGATCACGCTGCTGTACCAGGCGCTCAACGGCCTGCTGTTCGGTGCCGAGCACATCCTGGTGATCTGGCTGGGCGCGCAGTTGGTAATGGAACAGAGTTTCACCATCGGCATGCTGCTGGCGTTCATCGCCTACAAGACGCAGTTCGACAACCGCGTCAGCTCGCTGATCGACAAGCTGATCGAGCTGCGCATGCTGCGTCTGCAGGGCGAGCGCCTGGCGGACATCCTGCTGACGCCGGCGGAGTCGACCCGCGGCCTGGCAGCCGACGGAGGGCGCGAACAGGAACTGGAACCGTCCATTGAGGTGCGGGACCTGCGCCTGCGCTACGCCGAGCAGGACCCGTATGTGCTGGACGGCATCTCCTTCCACATCGCTCCCGGCGAGAACGTCGCCATTGTCGGGCCGTCCGGCAGCGGCAAGACCTCGCTGCTCAATGTGCTGCTGGGCCTGATGCCGCCGTCGGAAGGCCAGGTGCTGGTGGGCGGCCGCGGGATCGACCAGGTGGGCCTGGATGCGTTGCGCCGCATGACGGGCTCGGTGCTGCAGGACGACGCGCTGTTCGCGGGGTCCATCGCCGACAACATCTGCTTCTTCGACGACAAGCCGGATCGCGACTGGGTGGAAGCGTGCGCACGCATCGCGGCGATCGCCGACGACATCGACGCCATGCCGATGGCCTACAACACCATGATCGGCGACATGGGCGCGGCGCTGTCCGGCGGGCAGAAGCAGCGGGTGCTCCTGGCGCGGGCCTTGTACAAGCGCCCGAAGATCCTGGTGCTGGACGAGGCCACCAGTCACCTGGACGTGGCGCGCGAGCAGCAGGTCAACGACGCGATCCGCGCCCTGCGCATCACCCGCATCATCGTGGCGCACCGGCCGCAGACCATCGCTTCGGCGGACCGGGTCATCGAGCTGGCGGAGGGGAAGATCGCGGTGGCGGCGCCCCTGGCCGCTACGGGCTCATGA
- a CDS encoding HlyD family secretion protein, with amino-acid sequence MSSLYRKAAQDAQATPPLGRIILVQPPSHRLLTAMAVIFACIIASFFAFGSYTRHSTVTGQLLPDAGLIKLYSPRPGVVLERHVKENQPVEVGDVLFVVSGEQAVSSTASPRAERGLLVSKAAELRRQLDILDEQMANQKSRLALSRNAVNSYKGLLASKYISAEQLQQKQEDLLDQQARLQALDRERVALTHELGTQSLVITAARAGTATAVNAEVGQAIDGQRPLLSIVPANSSLHANLFAPSRAVGFIRAGDRVLLRYQAFPYQKFGHHSGVVSWVSRTAVSPADIAAFNPHPQSSEPVYEIRVKLDEQSVIAYGKRQPLQSGMAVDADIQQERRRLYEWILDPLFTISGRV; translated from the coding sequence ATGTCATCGCTCTATCGCAAGGCGGCACAGGATGCCCAGGCGACGCCTCCGCTAGGCAGGATCATCCTGGTGCAGCCGCCGTCGCATCGCTTGCTGACGGCGATGGCCGTGATCTTCGCCTGCATCATCGCGTCGTTCTTCGCCTTTGGCAGCTATACCCGGCACAGCACCGTCACGGGGCAGCTGCTGCCCGATGCCGGGCTCATCAAGCTGTACTCACCGCGCCCCGGCGTGGTGCTCGAACGGCATGTGAAGGAAAACCAGCCCGTCGAGGTGGGCGACGTGCTGTTCGTGGTGTCGGGCGAGCAAGCCGTCAGCTCCACGGCATCGCCGCGCGCTGAGCGCGGCCTCCTGGTCTCCAAGGCGGCGGAGTTGCGCCGCCAGCTCGACATCCTCGATGAGCAGATGGCAAACCAGAAGAGCCGCCTCGCACTCAGCCGCAACGCCGTCAACTCCTACAAGGGCTTGCTGGCAAGCAAGTACATCTCCGCGGAACAGCTGCAGCAGAAGCAGGAGGACCTGCTCGATCAGCAGGCACGATTGCAGGCGCTGGATCGCGAGCGCGTGGCGCTGACGCACGAACTGGGCACGCAGTCCCTGGTGATCACGGCGGCGCGGGCCGGCACGGCCACGGCGGTGAACGCGGAGGTGGGACAGGCTATCGACGGCCAGCGGCCGCTGCTGAGCATCGTGCCCGCCAACTCCAGCCTGCACGCCAATCTGTTCGCACCCAGCCGCGCCGTGGGCTTCATCCGCGCGGGCGATCGTGTGCTGCTGCGCTACCAGGCCTTTCCCTACCAGAAGTTCGGCCATCACAGCGGCGTGGTGTCCTGGGTTTCCAGGACGGCGGTTTCGCCGGCGGACATCGCGGCCTTCAACCCGCATCCGCAGAGCAGTGAGCCGGTGTATGAAATCCGCGTGAAGCTCGACGAGCAGTCGGTCATCGCCTATGGCAAACGCCAGCCCCTGCAGTCGGGCATGGCGGTGGATGCGGACATCCAGCAGGAGCGCCGGCGCCTGTACGAGTGGATCCTGGATCCGCTGTTCACGATCTCCGGTCGCGTGTAG